Proteins found in one Venturia canescens isolate UGA chromosome 8, ASM1945775v1, whole genome shotgun sequence genomic segment:
- the LOC122414460 gene encoding decapping and exoribonuclease protein-like, giving the protein MENRRNFGGPTYRPPSRRVGSRSRILGYYSVDADRNFTPDSSKLKYFNPPESNLVTFDLDDGREEADPSNGIFQQPGMSRTIQWIAANQRHVKMTPNSDRLISPHFVCNLGLLSRLMTAPYTPNECWRIWAGKWKGTIYLRTDKSMQQKPSEFELKFGYWGNKFQQYITSESPSKAPDTSKPVVETEEFRCVYQHQFSKYSVLFSAVRKAVISKEKLSDPLPLHKLKFIDLRTNKIIEHAGHDKNLKKYKFLQWWVRAYLTNDDKVLCGFRDDNGVVSILNTFETHQMVKASRNFWNPEECIKCCDTLLEKLAEIVIDDSDETIYELTRNSHEEFDIKELKPSDENRVPPEWYKNTMSQ; this is encoded by the exons ATGGAGAATCGCCGAAATTTTGGAGGACCGACGTACCGTCCTCCGAGTCGGAGAGTTGGATCACGGTCTAGGATTCTTGGTTACTACAGTGTAGATGCAGATAGAAATTTTACACCGGACTCATCAAAACTTAAGTATTTCAATCCTCCTGAAAGCAATCTTGTCACTTTTGATCTGGATGACGGTCGAGAGGAAGCGGATCCAAGTAATGGCATATTTCAGCAGCCTGGTATGTCACGAACAATACAATGGATAGCAGCAAATCAGAGACACGTCAAAATGACGCCCAACAGTGATCGCTT GATATCCCCACATTTCGTATGCAACCTTGGATTGCTGTCACGTTTAATGACTGCTCCTTATACACCAAACGAATGCTGGAGAATATGGGCTGGAAAATGGAAAGGAACCATTTATCTGCGCACTGACAAAAGTATGCAGCAAAAACCTTCCGAATTCGAGTTGAAGTTTGGTTATTGGGGGAACAAATTCCAGCAATATATAACATCAG AATCCCCTAGTAAAGCTCCAGACACATCGAAGCCAGTTGTGGAAACAGAGGAGTTTCGTTGTGTCTATCAAcatcaattttccaaatattctGTACTATTTTCGGCTGTAAGAAAAGCAGTTATTTCTAAAGAAAAACTCTCAGATCCGTTACCGCTCCACAAGCTCAAGTTCATTGACTTgagaacaaataaaataatagagCATGCAGGAcacgataaaaatttaaaaaaatacaagtttTTGCAGTGGTGGGTAAGAGCTTACCTCACTAACGACGACAAAGTTTTGTGTGGCTTCAGGGATGATAATGGAGTCGTCAGCATTTTGAATACGTTCGAAACTCACCAAATGGTTAAAGCGTCAAGG AATTTTTGGAATCCAGAAGAATGCATCAAGTGTTGTGATACACTTCTTGAAAAACTCGCAGAAATTGTCATTGACGATTCTGATGAAACGATTTACGAGCTCACCAGAAATTCGCACGAAGAATTTGATATCAAAGAACTAAAACCTTCGGATGAAAATCGTGTTCCTCCAGAATGGTACAAGAATACCATGAGCCAATGA
- the LOC122414459 gene encoding decapping and exoribonuclease protein-like isoform X1 yields MTSNTPWRSQHRQTHDRGNNNRVFEVRNRFSQKETSIDLESKPEIVGYFSLDGNRTYLPDASNLSYYNPPKIENVCLDLNKGIEKVRRKSASADEEKIRNLLKWISLNNDKIPAPVESRRSIEPTFVCFRGLLRLLLCTPYSPKDPWIICAARWKGTIYLCEFKTPEEKRRNANMSKEMLKFMSWGFKFEKYILSDAPDQQPDASQPVDESEEFCCMFQRKIGLRYFNPVENPVPIDLNEGFENIVVSQAEIKKIRALQWIDENRDTIKASPETGRLIEPNFVCSPQTLVLFMSASYVPFQSWGMWAAKWQGTIYIKTAAGFNRGNYENDEKFWYRNHKFCEYVVSESPKEAPNPKKPLVKDEAFRCIYQRQFGQHSVLYSASRKAVLSDKIFSDPLPLDELKFIDLRISKTIKYQGQETYLKKYIFLRWWANVILVNDDQVLCGFRDDNGIVHELKTYKTDDLPKLSEGFWDPQKCLDSCETILTTIAETVVEDCDKMIYEIVKKPRKNIEINKLEPSEENSVVPEWYKNSMIR; encoded by the exons ATGACGTCTAATACTCCTTGGCGTTCGCAACACCGTCAAACCCACGATCGTGGTAACAATAACCGAGTGTTTGAAGTACGaaatcgtttttctcaaaaagaaaCCAGCATTGATCTCGAGTCTAAACCTGAAATCGTCGGATATTTTAGTCTTGATGGAAATCGAACTTATTTGCCTGATGCATCCAACTTATCTTATTACAATCCTCCAAAGATAGAAAATGTTTGTTTGGATCTGAATAAGGGTATCGAAAAAGTTCGTAGAAAATCTGCTTCTgcagacgaagaaaaaataagaaatctaCTTAAGTGGATCTCACTTAACAATGACAAAATTCCAGCACCCGTTGAATCTAGAAGAAG TATTGAACCAACATTCGTATGTTTTCGAGGCTTATTGAGATTGCTCTTGTGTACTCCGTATTCACCCAAAGATCCTTGGATAATTTGTGCTGCCAGATGGAAAGGGACAATATATTTGTGTGAATTCAAAACACCAGAAGAAAAACGTCGCAACGCCAACATGTCGAAGGAAATGCTGAAATTCATGTCATGgggtttcaaattcgaaaaatacattttatcag ATGCTCCTGATCAGCAACCGGATGCATCACAACCAGTGGATGAATCGGAGGAATTTTGTTGCATGTTTCAACGTAAAATCG GTCTGAGATATTTCAATCCAGTGGAAAATCCAGTTCCCATCGATCTGAATGAAGGTTTCGAAAACATTGTGGTCAGCCAagcagaaataaaaaaaatacgagcgTTGCAATGGATCGATGAGAATCGGGATACGATCAAAGCTTCTCCTGAAACTGGACGCTT GATAGAACCAAATTTTGTATGCTCTCCTCAAACACTAGTGCTTTTCATGTCCGCGTCTTATGTACCATTCCAAAGCTGGGGCATGTGGGCTGCAAAATGGCAAGGAACAATATACATAAAAACTGCTGCAGGTTTTAATAGAGGGAActatgaaaatgatgaaaaattttggtaTCGGAATCATAAATTCTGTGAATACGTTGTCTCAg AATCTCCAAAGGAAGCTCCGAATCCTAAAAAACCATTGGTGAAGGATGAAGCATTCCGATGTATCTATCAGCGGCAGTTTGGCCAACATTCTGTGCTGTATTCGGCTTCGAGAAAGGCAGTGCTGtccgacaaaatattttcagatcCACTACCGCTTGATGAACTTAAATTCATCGATTTGCGTATAAGCAAAACAATCAAATATCAAGGACAAGAGACCTATTtgaagaaatatatatttttaagatGGTGGGCAAATGTAATTCTCGTCAATGATGATCAAGTGTTATGTGGTTTTCGAGATGATAATGGAATTGTCCACGAATTGAAAACATACAAAACTGATGATCTGCCCAAATTGTCAGAG gGTTTTTGGGATCCACAGAAATGTCTTGACTCCTGTGAAACAATCTTGACAACAATTGCAGAAACTGTCGTTGAAGATTGTGACAAAATGATTTACGAAATTGTCAAGAAACCCAGAAAAAACATTGAGATCAACAAATTGGAGCCTTCAGAAGAAAATTCTGTTGTACCGGAGTGGTACAAAAATTCCATGATCCGATAA
- the LOC122414459 gene encoding decapping and exoribonuclease protein-like isoform X2, with translation MTSNTPWRSQHRQTHDRGNNNRVFEVRNRFSQKETSIDLESKPEIVGYFSLDGNRTYLPDASNLSYYNPPKIENVCLDLNKGIEKVRRKSASADEEKIRNLLKWISLNNDKIPAPVESRSIEPTFVCFRGLLRLLLCTPYSPKDPWIICAARWKGTIYLCEFKTPEEKRRNANMSKEMLKFMSWGFKFEKYILSDAPDQQPDASQPVDESEEFCCMFQRKIGLRYFNPVENPVPIDLNEGFENIVVSQAEIKKIRALQWIDENRDTIKASPETGRLIEPNFVCSPQTLVLFMSASYVPFQSWGMWAAKWQGTIYIKTAAGFNRGNYENDEKFWYRNHKFCEYVVSESPKEAPNPKKPLVKDEAFRCIYQRQFGQHSVLYSASRKAVLSDKIFSDPLPLDELKFIDLRISKTIKYQGQETYLKKYIFLRWWANVILVNDDQVLCGFRDDNGIVHELKTYKTDDLPKLSEGFWDPQKCLDSCETILTTIAETVVEDCDKMIYEIVKKPRKNIEINKLEPSEENSVVPEWYKNSMIR, from the exons ATGACGTCTAATACTCCTTGGCGTTCGCAACACCGTCAAACCCACGATCGTGGTAACAATAACCGAGTGTTTGAAGTACGaaatcgtttttctcaaaaagaaaCCAGCATTGATCTCGAGTCTAAACCTGAAATCGTCGGATATTTTAGTCTTGATGGAAATCGAACTTATTTGCCTGATGCATCCAACTTATCTTATTACAATCCTCCAAAGATAGAAAATGTTTGTTTGGATCTGAATAAGGGTATCGAAAAAGTTCGTAGAAAATCTGCTTCTgcagacgaagaaaaaataagaaatctaCTTAAGTGGATCTCACTTAACAATGACAAAATTCCAGCACCCGTTGAATCTAGA aGTATTGAACCAACATTCGTATGTTTTCGAGGCTTATTGAGATTGCTCTTGTGTACTCCGTATTCACCCAAAGATCCTTGGATAATTTGTGCTGCCAGATGGAAAGGGACAATATATTTGTGTGAATTCAAAACACCAGAAGAAAAACGTCGCAACGCCAACATGTCGAAGGAAATGCTGAAATTCATGTCATGgggtttcaaattcgaaaaatacattttatcag ATGCTCCTGATCAGCAACCGGATGCATCACAACCAGTGGATGAATCGGAGGAATTTTGTTGCATGTTTCAACGTAAAATCG GTCTGAGATATTTCAATCCAGTGGAAAATCCAGTTCCCATCGATCTGAATGAAGGTTTCGAAAACATTGTGGTCAGCCAagcagaaataaaaaaaatacgagcgTTGCAATGGATCGATGAGAATCGGGATACGATCAAAGCTTCTCCTGAAACTGGACGCTT GATAGAACCAAATTTTGTATGCTCTCCTCAAACACTAGTGCTTTTCATGTCCGCGTCTTATGTACCATTCCAAAGCTGGGGCATGTGGGCTGCAAAATGGCAAGGAACAATATACATAAAAACTGCTGCAGGTTTTAATAGAGGGAActatgaaaatgatgaaaaattttggtaTCGGAATCATAAATTCTGTGAATACGTTGTCTCAg AATCTCCAAAGGAAGCTCCGAATCCTAAAAAACCATTGGTGAAGGATGAAGCATTCCGATGTATCTATCAGCGGCAGTTTGGCCAACATTCTGTGCTGTATTCGGCTTCGAGAAAGGCAGTGCTGtccgacaaaatattttcagatcCACTACCGCTTGATGAACTTAAATTCATCGATTTGCGTATAAGCAAAACAATCAAATATCAAGGACAAGAGACCTATTtgaagaaatatatatttttaagatGGTGGGCAAATGTAATTCTCGTCAATGATGATCAAGTGTTATGTGGTTTTCGAGATGATAATGGAATTGTCCACGAATTGAAAACATACAAAACTGATGATCTGCCCAAATTGTCAGAG gGTTTTTGGGATCCACAGAAATGTCTTGACTCCTGTGAAACAATCTTGACAACAATTGCAGAAACTGTCGTTGAAGATTGTGACAAAATGATTTACGAAATTGTCAAGAAACCCAGAAAAAACATTGAGATCAACAAATTGGAGCCTTCAGAAGAAAATTCTGTTGTACCGGAGTGGTACAAAAATTCCATGATCCGATAA
- the Cib2 gene encoding calcium and integrin-binding family member 3 yields the protein MGNKVAIFSEEQLNDYQDCTFFTRKEILRIFKRFREMGDPGMVPRSMTPQEAANLRLPSSYLARIPELKENPFRERISEVFTNSEANSSSAEGICFEEFLEMMSVFSEHAPRDLKVFYAFRIYDFDEDGVIGTADLERTCRQLVQSGLTSEEIGTICRKVLEESDIDGDGALSYLEFEHVVTRASDFLSTFHIRI from the exons ATGGGCAATAAAGtggcgattttttctgaaGAACAGTTGAACGATTATCAGGATTGCACTTTTTTCACGCGCAAAGAAATTCTGAG AATCTTCAAACGTTTCCGAGAGATGGGGGATCCGGGTATGGTGCCACGAAGCATGACTCCCCAGGAAGCTGCGAATCTGCGATTACCCTCGTCTTATTTAGCCCGGATACCAGAACTCAAG GAGAATCCATTCAGAGAACGTATTTCGGAGGTATTTACAAATTCGGAAGCGAACAGCAGCAGCGCGGAGGGCATTTGTTTCGAGGAGTTTCTTGAGATGATGTCTGTATTTTCCGAGCACGCACCGAGGGATCTAAAGGTCTTCTATGCATTCAGAATTTACG ATTTCGACGAGGACGGTGTAATTGGGACTGCAGATCTGGAGAGAACGTGTCGTCAGTTGGTTCAGTCTGGTCTGACGAGCGAGGAGATAGGAACGATCTGTCGAAAAGTTCTGGAAGAGAGTGACATCGATGGGGACGGTGCATTATCCTATCTCGAGTTCGAGCACGTCGTCACCAGGGCTTCGGATTTCTTATCAACGTTTCACAttcgaatataa
- the mst gene encoding protein misato — MATREILTLQLGHYSNYIGTHWWNLQESNFSYDPENPSEINNDVLYREGETARKQVTYTPRLLVVDLKGTLGYLNRQGNLYDERTTDEKPVPLWDESRTELQEEETPGKSSFLRSLEENENKTSTESSSLETEINSWVDYLVPRFHPRTINVVTEYKHECPDQPFDVFNYGVNLWQNEQFEDDFSDRIRSYVEECDMMQGFQVLLDSQDAFGGLGSSCVQHLRDEYGKSIIAFPSIDGKNEEPSAKDLIRVVNTALCWQQISENSSLFSPLCCGNKGWPNAGEARSFRNLNYDLQLKYHTSALLATALDTLSLRYRLKAHRISVLSDLCADLNKLGRKAVATSLSLPFPMTVKRDLIDVLDDLDAPTWTSLTPNCEIPIDKQMQSIALRGIPEERLKRPLEQAKKQMAMPAYRCSTVHEMMTMFLAYSCQASAIYFTNAQAPLKIADPFPRIFNNNVHANGDVAGWPVGEDVKSVPVLAGLHSGSSLSKMFESLHEQASRVKNIKRFHAFGDSGLEQDDYTECLNYLLDSKESFEDHYD, encoded by the exons ATGGCAACTCGGGAGATATTGACACTGCAATTAGGACATTATTCCAATTATATTGGCACCCACTGGTGGAATCTTCAG GAAAGTAATTTCTCCTACGATCCTGAAAACCCATCGGAAATAAACAATGATGTTCTGTACCGAGAAGGAGAAACAGCCAGG AAACAAGTGACTTACACTCCTCGATTATTAGTAGTGGATTTGAAAGGAACGCTGGGTTATCTGAACCGCCAAGGAAATCTCTATGATGAGAGAACAACTGACGAAAAGCCAGTTCCATTATGGGATGAGAGCCGAACAGAACTGCAGGAAGAAGAAACTCCTGGGAAGTCATCGTTTCTCCGCAGTTTggaagagaatgaaaataaaacatcAACAGAATCATCGAGTTTGGAGACAGAGATAAACAGTTGGGTGGATTATTTGGTGCCTAGATTTCATCCGAGGACAATAAACGTTGTAACGGAATACAAACATGAATGTCCTGACCAGCCGTTTGACGTTTTCAATTATGGTGTAAACTTATGGCAGAACGAACAGTTCGAGGACGATTTTAGCGATCGAATAAGATCTTACGTCGAAGAATGTGATATGATGCAGGGTTTTCAAGTTTTGCTGGATTCCCAGGATGCTTTTGGAGGCCTGGGGTCGAGCTGCGTCCAACATTTGCGCGACGAGTACGGCAAAAGTATCATTGCTTTTCCAAGtatagatggaaaaaatgaggaacCTTCGGCAAAGGATTTGATAAGAGTCGTGAACACCGCATTGTGCTGGCAACAAATCAGTGAGAATTCTTCGTTATTTAGTCCGCTGTGCTGCGGAAATAAAGGTTGGCCAAATGCTGGTGAAGCCAGAAGCTTTCGGAACCTCAACTATGATCTGCAACTGAAATACCACACGAGCGCTCTCTTGGCCACTGCTCTCGACACTCTCAGCTTACGCTACAGACTGAAAGCCCATCGAATTTCAGTCCTCTCCGATCTCTGCGCCGATTTGAATAAACTGGGACGAAAAGCTGTTGCGACCAGTCTCAGTCTACCATTTCCAATGACTGTGAAACGAGATCTGATCGATGTACTGGATGACCTTGACGCACCCACGTGGACCAGCTTAACACCGAATTGCGAAATTCCAATCGACAAACAAATGCAGAGCATCGCCCTTCGCGGTATTCCTGAAGAACGACTCAAACGACCCCTCGAACAAGCTAAAAAACAAATGGCCATGCCTGCCTACCGATGCTCCACCGTTCACGAAATGATGACAATGTTTCTTGCCTACAGTTGTCAAGCCTCTGCCATTTATTTCACCAACGCTCAAGCTCCCCTCAAAATCGCTGATCCTTTTCcacgaattttcaataataatgtTCATGCTAATGGAGATGTTGCTGGTTGGCCCGTTGGCGAAG ATGTCAAATCAGTGCCTGTTCTCGCGGGTCTTCACAGTGGAAGCAGCTTGTCCAAAATGTTCGAATCTCTTCACGAACAAGCCTCGAGAGTAAAGAACATCAAAAGATTTCATGCTTTTGGAGATTCGGGTCTGGAGCAGGACGACTACACCGAGTGCCTTAATTATTTGCTCGACAGCAAAGAATCTTTTGAGGATCATTACGATTGA